A DNA window from Mucilaginibacter xinganensis contains the following coding sequences:
- a CDS encoding OmpA family protein, producing the protein MNYSTLKKTVVLSFVSLMAVGLASAQDTAKMKTMKMSDTASTAKVFGGIGQYNTFSIGINAGVTSGLVPFLNNSTNHFKAALGYGATLRQQLSHAFSLQLDYYGGKVKGDDVAGQGNSGSTATKFGASYFETKFNQVSLSGVVNFGSVSFLHRANAVNFYGSAGLGLDFYKPAYAVTPGATAPEAGFIQTNTIKELAAPVGVGVKFKLTDALALNLGYTVTFVKGYNFSGFNTYDTFNHYAYTYGGLEYTFGPKSKQNLEWVNPVAMMYDELYDAALRQEVEALKGRVTNVETAVNDLKKDSDGDGVADQFDKCPNTPAGSVVDGAGCPIVFPKPDSAKAAAATAVAYSNIQFEFDSSVLKTSSYPVLDATSADMRTNSSTLTLAGYASSEGTAAHNLRLSKDRANSVKTYLVNSGVDAKRIKVKGFGETHPIADNSTEEGRVANRRVEFHK; encoded by the coding sequence ATGAACTATTCTACATTAAAGAAAACAGTCGTCTTATCATTTGTTTCCTTGATGGCAGTTGGCTTAGCTTCGGCTCAGGACACCGCTAAAATGAAAACTATGAAAATGTCTGACACTGCTTCTACTGCCAAAGTATTTGGTGGTATTGGTCAGTACAACACATTCAGTATCGGAATTAACGCTGGTGTAACATCAGGCCTTGTTCCTTTCCTTAACAACTCAACCAACCACTTTAAAGCGGCTTTAGGTTACGGAGCAACTTTAAGGCAACAATTATCACATGCTTTCAGCTTGCAGTTAGATTACTACGGCGGTAAAGTTAAAGGTGATGACGTTGCTGGTCAAGGTAACTCAGGATCAACTGCTACCAAATTTGGTGCTTCTTATTTCGAAACCAAATTCAACCAGGTTTCATTAAGCGGTGTTGTTAATTTCGGAAGCGTTAGCTTTTTACACCGTGCAAATGCTGTAAACTTTTACGGTTCTGCTGGTCTTGGTTTAGATTTCTACAAACCAGCTTACGCTGTAACTCCAGGTGCTACAGCTCCTGAAGCAGGATTTATCCAAACTAACACTATTAAAGAATTAGCAGCTCCGGTTGGCGTAGGTGTTAAATTCAAACTTACTGATGCGTTAGCTTTAAACTTAGGTTACACTGTAACTTTTGTTAAAGGTTATAACTTCTCTGGTTTCAACACTTACGATACCTTTAACCACTACGCTTACACTTACGGTGGTTTAGAGTACACTTTCGGTCCAAAATCAAAACAAAACTTAGAGTGGGTAAACCCTGTTGCTATGATGTATGATGAATTATATGATGCAGCATTACGTCAGGAAGTTGAAGCTTTAAAAGGCCGTGTTACAAATGTTGAAACTGCAGTTAATGACCTGAAGAAAGATTCTGACGGTGATGGTGTTGCTGATCAATTTGACAAATGCCCTAACACTCCTGCCGGAAGCGTTGTTGATGGTGCTGGTTGCCCAATTGTATTCCCTAAACCAGATAGCGCTAAGGCTGCTGCTGCAACTGCTGTTGCTTACTCAAACATTCAGTTTGAATTTGACAGCTCAGTATTGAAAACTTCTTCATACCCAGTATTAGATGCTACATCTGCTGACATGAGGACTAACTCAAGCACACTTACTTTAGCTGGTTACGCTTCATCTGAAGGTACTGCAGCTCACAACCTGCGTTTATCTAAAGACCGTGCTAACTCTGTAAAAACTTACTTAGTTAACTCAGGTGTTGATGCAAAACGCATTAAAGTTAAAGGATTTGGTGAAACTCATCCAATAGCTGACAACTCAACAGAAGAAGGACGTGTTGCAAACCGTCGTGTTGAATTCCACAAATAA
- a CDS encoding DUF6728 family protein: protein MYFFRKKDPTRPTSFNLKVMHTINAIAIIMFLLGIIWTLIKIFILKK from the coding sequence ATGTATTTCTTTAGAAAAAAAGATCCCACCAGGCCTACAAGCTTTAACCTTAAGGTAATGCATACCATTAATGCCATTGCTATAATTATGTTTTTACTTGGCATAATCTGGACGCTGATTAAAATATTCATCTTAAAAAAATAG
- a CDS encoding RidA family protein: MKTVINTDNAPAPIGPYSQAVAAGGFVFLSGQIPLDPATGQLITGDIKAETKQVMENIKTILAEAGIDFGHVVKTSIFLTDMQNFAQVNEVYGTYFKEAFPARETVQVSGLPKGVNVEITVTALK; encoded by the coding sequence ATGAAAACTGTAATTAACACTGATAATGCCCCCGCTCCTATAGGCCCTTACAGCCAGGCCGTTGCTGCCGGAGGTTTTGTATTTCTTTCAGGCCAGATCCCTCTGGACCCAGCCACCGGCCAGTTGATAACCGGAGATATTAAAGCTGAAACTAAACAGGTAATGGAAAACATCAAAACCATTTTGGCAGAAGCCGGGATTGATTTTGGCCATGTTGTTAAAACAAGTATATTTTTAACAGATATGCAAAACTTTGCCCAGGTTAATGAAGTGTACGGAACCTATTTTAAAGAAGCGTTTCCAGCGCGCGAAACGGTACAGGTATCAGGGCTACCTAAAGGCGTTAACGTTGAAATAACGGTTACGGCGTTAAAGTAA
- the recG gene encoding ATP-dependent DNA helicase RecG, with the protein MNTKVFETPIEYLKGVGLHRAEILKKELQVFNFSDLLNYFPYKYIDRTRFYKIRDIQPDLPYVQVLARLTHKEIIGEKRSSRLVAQAQDDTGLIELVWFQGVKWIEKTLIPGKVYVLFGKPTFFNGKVQMAHPEMELYSTEVQQRKGNLTLQPAYNSTEKLKQFSLDSKGIMKLVAALLEQQLHDIHENLPLYIINQFKLTGRAEAYKNIHFPDNSTKLNEAQYRLKFEELFFLQLKLLKNKLLHTQKFKGNIFDTIGEIFNAFYHHKLPFPLTNAQKRVLKEIRLDTQRGVQMNRLLQGDVGSGKTVVALMSMLIAIDNGFQTCIMAPTEILANQHYQTIKELVGDDFIEVGLLTGSTKQKDRNVLHQKLESGQLKILIGTHALIEDKVQYKNLGFVVIDEQHRFGVEQRAKLWRKNTIPPHILVMTATPIPRTLAMTLYGDLDISVIDELPAGRKPIQTVHYYENQRLAMFGFMKREIAKGRQVYIVYPLIQESEKLDLKNLMDGIEVMAHEFPLPQYRISIVHGKLKAAEKQFEMNRFIKGETQIMVATTVIEVGVNIPNASVMIIENAERFGLSQLHQLRGRVGRGAEQSFCILMSSHKLSHDGKIRLNTMVKTNNGFEIAETDLQLRGPGNIEGTQQSGVLDLKVANLVTDQELLIKVRKCVESIFEKDPQLASPENLILHSSFKTKQDGLTWDKIS; encoded by the coding sequence TTGAATACCAAGGTATTTGAAACTCCTATTGAATATTTAAAAGGCGTGGGCCTTCATCGTGCAGAGATCTTGAAAAAAGAACTGCAGGTATTCAATTTTAGTGACCTTTTAAATTATTTCCCTTATAAGTATATTGACCGCACGCGGTTCTATAAAATCAGGGATATCCAACCCGATCTTCCCTACGTGCAGGTGCTTGCGCGTTTAACGCACAAAGAAATAATAGGAGAGAAACGCAGCAGCCGGTTGGTCGCACAGGCACAGGATGATACCGGCTTAATTGAGCTGGTATGGTTCCAGGGAGTTAAATGGATAGAAAAAACCCTGATTCCCGGAAAAGTGTATGTGCTTTTTGGCAAACCTACGTTCTTTAACGGAAAGGTCCAGATGGCGCACCCCGAAATGGAATTGTACAGCACTGAAGTACAGCAGCGTAAAGGAAATTTAACGCTTCAACCTGCATACAATTCAACTGAAAAACTAAAACAATTTTCGCTGGACAGTAAAGGGATAATGAAGCTGGTTGCCGCACTATTAGAGCAGCAACTGCATGATATTCACGAAAACCTCCCGCTATATATCATCAACCAGTTTAAACTTACCGGGCGGGCAGAGGCTTATAAAAACATTCATTTTCCCGATAATTCCACAAAGCTTAACGAAGCTCAGTACAGATTAAAGTTTGAAGAATTATTTTTTTTACAGCTCAAACTTTTAAAGAACAAGTTATTGCATACCCAAAAATTCAAAGGCAATATATTTGATACTATTGGCGAGATTTTTAATGCGTTTTATCACCATAAGCTCCCTTTCCCTTTAACAAATGCACAAAAACGCGTTTTAAAGGAGATAAGGCTGGATACACAGCGAGGTGTACAAATGAATCGCCTTTTGCAGGGCGATGTGGGCAGCGGTAAAACCGTTGTTGCTTTAATGAGTATGCTGATTGCCATTGACAATGGCTTTCAAACCTGTATTATGGCCCCCACCGAAATTTTGGCCAACCAGCATTACCAAACTATTAAGGAACTTGTTGGCGATGATTTTATTGAAGTGGGTTTACTAACAGGATCAACCAAACAAAAAGACAGAAATGTTTTGCATCAAAAGCTGGAGAGCGGACAGCTTAAAATATTGATAGGTACCCATGCGCTTATTGAAGATAAGGTACAATACAAAAATCTTGGCTTTGTAGTAATTGATGAACAACACCGTTTTGGTGTAGAACAAAGGGCAAAATTGTGGCGTAAAAATACTATCCCCCCTCATATTTTGGTTATGACTGCCACACCAATTCCGCGTACGCTGGCTATGACCTTGTATGGAGACCTTGATATTTCTGTAATCGATGAACTACCGGCCGGCAGAAAGCCGATACAAACAGTGCATTACTATGAAAATCAACGACTTGCGATGTTTGGGTTTATGAAACGCGAAATTGCAAAAGGCAGGCAGGTTTACATAGTTTACCCCCTGATACAGGAAAGTGAAAAACTTGACCTTAAAAACTTGATGGATGGTATTGAGGTAATGGCACATGAATTTCCGCTACCCCAATACCGTATCAGTATAGTACACGGAAAATTGAAAGCTGCCGAAAAGCAATTTGAGATGAACCGCTTTATAAAGGGCGAAACGCAAATAATGGTTGCTACCACCGTAATTGAGGTTGGCGTTAATATCCCTAACGCTTCAGTAATGATCATAGAAAATGCAGAGCGCTTCGGCCTTTCACAATTACACCAGTTAAGAGGGCGTGTAGGCAGGGGTGCGGAGCAATCGTTCTGTATCTTAATGAGCAGCCATAAGTTGAGCCACGACGGAAAAATAAGGCTTAATACCATGGTTAAAACAAACAATGGTTTTGAAATAGCTGAAACCGACCTTCAATTACGCGGCCCGGGGAATATAGAAGGTACCCAGCAAAGCGGGGTACTTGATTTAAAAGTAGCCAACCTGGTTACCGATCAGGAGTTATTGATAAAAGTGCGTAAATGCGTTGAAAGTATTTTTGAGAAAGATCCGCAACTGGCATCACCAGAAAACCTGATTCTCCATAGCTCGTTTAAGACAAAGCAGGACGGGCTAACCTGGGATAAAATCTCATAA
- a CDS encoding bacteriocin: protein MKKEEKSLGKLSLKKELTKNELKQIVGGLSGYTSCTGGIYQIGCAPAYCSAAGHGSFLGCS, encoded by the coding sequence ATGAAAAAGGAAGAAAAATCATTAGGCAAACTCAGCCTGAAAAAGGAACTAACCAAAAATGAATTAAAGCAAATTGTAGGCGGTTTAAGCGGATATACCAGCTGTACAGGCGGAATTTACCAAATTGGTTGTGCCCCAGCCTATTGTAGCGCTGCCGGACATGGGTCTTTCCTTGGATGCTCTTAG
- a CDS encoding M20/M25/M40 family metallo-hydrolase yields the protein MKIKFTLLTALIFTGSVLKAQDSLMIRKIYDEELVNGQSYSNLHYLCKNIGQRLSGSANAQKAVEWGKKLMESYGFDRVFLQPVMVPHWVRGAKEEGIIIKGDKKISVHIAALGMSVATPKNGITAPVIEVHSLKELETLGKDAIKGKIVFFNRPFDPKFIETLWAYGTAGDQRNAGPAAAAKYGAVGVIVRSLTESLDNFPHTGATAVVKDGANIPAAAISTVDANKLSTMLKMRSLPAVKFYFKQNCQTLPDAPSFNVVGEMKGSENPNKFITVGGHLDSWDLAEGAHDDGTGIVQSVEALRLLKVLGYKPKNSIRAVFFINEENGDRGGIKYAELATENKEEHIAAIESDLGGFTPRGFTFQGVSAGRLQNINAKWGKLLAPYGSGTLAAGGGGSDIGPLNEKQKGVVLIGYLPDSQRYFDVHHTPNDVFENVNKRELELGAASMASLIYLIDTQGI from the coding sequence ATGAAAATAAAATTTACCCTTCTTACTGCTCTTATTTTTACCGGCAGTGTATTAAAAGCCCAGGATTCCCTCATGATCCGAAAAATCTATGATGAGGAGTTGGTTAACGGACAATCCTACAGCAACCTGCATTACCTATGCAAAAACATCGGACAGCGCCTGAGCGGCTCGGCAAATGCGCAAAAAGCAGTTGAGTGGGGTAAAAAGTTAATGGAAAGCTACGGCTTCGACCGGGTTTTTTTACAGCCCGTAATGGTTCCGCACTGGGTGCGTGGCGCTAAAGAAGAAGGAATAATTATTAAAGGCGACAAAAAGATCAGCGTACATATTGCTGCCCTCGGTATGTCAGTAGCTACACCCAAAAATGGCATAACAGCGCCTGTAATTGAGGTCCACAGCTTAAAAGAACTGGAAACCCTTGGGAAAGATGCAATAAAAGGAAAGATCGTATTCTTTAACCGCCCTTTTGATCCCAAATTTATTGAAACACTTTGGGCCTATGGAACAGCAGGCGATCAACGTAATGCAGGGCCGGCGGCGGCAGCAAAATACGGAGCGGTGGGTGTAATTGTGCGCTCATTAACGGAAAGCCTCGATAACTTTCCCCATACGGGTGCAACAGCTGTTGTAAAAGATGGCGCCAATATCCCGGCGGCCGCTATTTCTACCGTTGATGCTAACAAATTAAGTACCATGCTGAAGATGCGTTCGCTGCCTGCGGTTAAATTCTATTTTAAGCAAAACTGCCAAACGTTGCCTGATGCACCTTCCTTTAATGTGGTAGGTGAAATGAAGGGGTCTGAAAACCCTAATAAGTTTATTACTGTTGGTGGCCACCTTGACTCATGGGACCTGGCAGAAGGAGCACATGACGATGGTACCGGAATTGTGCAGTCTGTTGAAGCATTGCGCCTGCTTAAAGTTTTGGGATATAAACCCAAAAACTCCATCCGGGCGGTGTTTTTTATAAATGAAGAGAACGGTGACAGGGGCGGCATTAAATATGCTGAACTTGCCACAGAGAATAAAGAAGAACACATTGCGGCGATAGAATCAGACCTTGGTGGTTTTACACCCAGGGGATTTACTTTCCAGGGCGTATCTGCCGGCCGGCTTCAGAACATCAACGCCAAATGGGGTAAATTACTGGCGCCTTACGGCTCGGGTACACTTGCGGCAGGTGGCGGCGGCAGTGATATTGGCCCATTAAATGAAAAACAAAAAGGCGTAGTACTAATTGGTTACCTGCCCGATTCACAACGCTACTTTGATGTGCATCACACCCCAAATGATGTTTTTGAAAACGTAAATAAACGTGAGCTTGAATTAGGGGCAGCGTCAATGGCTTCACTGATTTACCTTATAGATACGCAGGGTATTTAA
- a CDS encoding MFS transporter, with amino-acid sequence MSEEGDSIHKPDSFAALRYKDFRSYLGMRFFFTFAYQMQAVIIGFYIYQLTKSAFALGLVGLCEAVPAIGIAMYGGYVADKSEKRKMLLTISSLVFFASIVIFVVTMKSMSPYLHKGWIIPIIYFMIFLNGLARAFYGPATFTIYAQSIPKELYPNGSTWSSSSWQIASILGPAAGGLIYGFYGITIAFGVIIAFLLLSIILIYLLRSYPPVFIPKEDIWTSLKEGLNFVFNSKMLIWAMSLDLFSVFFGGAVALLPVFANDILKVGSQGLGIMRATSSLGAVLTMLAMARFSPMGKPWRNLLIAVTGFGLSIICFGLSRSFYLSLIFLFTEGAFDSISVIIRGTIMQLLTPDHMRGRVSAVNSMFIGSSNEIGAFESGTAAKLLGTVTSVIFGGTMTLAIVSITFLKTKKLIPLSLSEIQTPEVHTTD; translated from the coding sequence GTGTCAGAAGAAGGCGATAGTATCCACAAACCCGATTCATTTGCAGCATTACGCTATAAAGACTTCCGCTCCTACCTTGGCATGCGTTTTTTCTTCACATTCGCGTACCAGATGCAGGCTGTAATTATTGGCTTTTACATTTATCAGCTTACAAAAAGTGCCTTTGCATTAGGTTTGGTTGGCCTTTGCGAAGCGGTGCCGGCTATTGGCATTGCTATGTATGGCGGCTACGTTGCAGATAAATCTGAAAAACGGAAAATGCTGCTTACTATATCCTCCCTGGTATTTTTTGCTTCGATAGTAATATTTGTTGTTACCATGAAAAGCATGAGCCCCTACCTGCATAAAGGTTGGATAATCCCTATTATATATTTCATGATATTTTTAAATGGTTTGGCCCGTGCTTTTTATGGTCCGGCAACCTTTACCATATATGCGCAAAGTATTCCCAAAGAACTTTACCCAAACGGAAGCACTTGGAGCAGCTCCAGCTGGCAGATTGCTTCCATACTGGGGCCAGCGGCAGGCGGTTTGATTTACGGATTTTACGGTATAACGATAGCTTTCGGCGTTATAATTGCATTTCTGCTGCTTTCAATTATTCTTATTTACCTTTTGCGATCGTATCCACCGGTATTTATCCCAAAAGAAGATATCTGGACAAGCCTTAAAGAAGGCCTGAATTTTGTTTTTAACAGTAAAATGCTGATTTGGGCCATGAGCCTCGACTTGTTTTCCGTATTTTTCGGGGGTGCTGTCGCCCTACTGCCTGTTTTCGCAAATGACATTTTAAAGGTAGGTTCTCAGGGATTGGGAATAATGCGCGCTACATCATCGTTAGGTGCAGTGTTAACGATGCTGGCAATGGCACGATTCTCTCCAATGGGAAAGCCATGGCGTAACCTGCTGATTGCGGTTACAGGGTTTGGTTTATCCATTATATGTTTCGGGCTTTCGCGCAGTTTTTATTTATCACTGATATTCCTGTTTACAGAGGGAGCTTTTGATAGTATTAGCGTTATCATCAGGGGTACCATTATGCAATTGTTAACGCCCGATCATATGCGTGGCAGAGTATCCGCAGTTAACTCAATGTTCATTGGCTCCTCTAATGAGATTGGTGCCTTTGAATCGGGCACTGCAGCAAAATTATTAGGCACCGTTACTTCCGTTATTTTTGGTGGAACGATGACGCTGGCTATTGTCTCTATTACTTTTCTCAAAACAAAAAAACTGATCCCGTTATCGTTAAGCGAGATCCAAACGCCCGAAGTACACACCACCGATTAA